CCAACCACTTGCGTGCCACGGACCGGTACCTGCTGTGCAGGCAGGACGCGCCCGTCGAAGGCTGACATTCGAGGAGGGAACGATGCGAATCGAGCACTTCACGGAGCGCGCCTTCCAGCAGCAGGTGTTGGCGTCCGGGCAGGTGGTGTTGATGTATTTCTGGGCGCCCTGGTGTCCGCCGGAGTACCGGCTGATGGACGCATGGATGGAGCAGGTGGCGGCCCGGCACCGGAGCGCGGTGAGGGTGGTGAAGGTGGACGTGGAGAAGGAGCTGGTGCTCGCGGAGCGGTACATCATCCGCGCGGTGCCCACCCTGGTGGTCTTCAAGGGAGGGCAGATGGTGGACCGGGCCGTCGGAGCGATGACCCGGACCGCCATCCGGCGCATGCTGGAGGGGCACCTGTAGTCAGCCCCTGCGAGTGGCCCGGTAGGCCTGGGCGGGGTGCTTGGGGGTATCGGGGTGGGTCCGTTCGAGGAGACCCTCTTCGACCATGGCCTTGAGATGCCGCTCCGTCAGCTTGTCCGGGTTGTAATGCAGCTCATGGGCAAGCTCCGTGGGGGGCCAGGGACGAAGCGAGGTAAGCGCCAGGATGGCCTCGCGCAGGGCTGCCTTTCTGGGCCGGTGACCTAGCTTTTCGATGATTTCACGCGCCTTCGCGTCGATTTCCTTCCGGCCAGCGACATCCCCCAATCCGTCCGGAGCATCCCCCAATCCGTCCGGAGCATCCCCCAATCCGCCCGGAGCATCCCCCAATCCGCCCGGAGCATCCCCCAATCCGTCCGGAGCATCCCCCAATCCGTCCGGAGCATCCCCCAGATCGGGCGCGAGCTCCCCCCAATCCGCGGCCAGGGTCTGTCCCACATTCACCCGCAGCGTGACGACCACGGCGCCCGTGACCTCGGCGAACTCCGGGGCGGAGAGTCCGGCTGCGCGGCACATCTCGGCGACACGGTTCGTGCCCCGGCCCCATTTCTCGATGAGCCCGGCACGGTAGAAGACCTCCGCGATGATGGGATTGCGCTGCACCGACAGATGCGGCCGGGTGAGCGATTCAGGCGTGATGCCTTTCGGATACCGCCCCGCGCTCCATATCTCCACGCGGTCGTCGAAGATGGCGAGCGATACCGCGCCACCCGCGATGCTGTAGTCACGGTGGATGAAGGCGTTGACCAGGAGCTCGCGCATCGCATCTGGCGGGATGAGTGGACGGTCGACACGCTGCAGTCGGCCCGGTTCGATACGGCCGGCCAACGGGAAATGCCGCTGGCAGAACAGCTCGGCCTCCTCGAGCAGCCGGAAGGCCGGTCCGCGCACGTTGCGTTGATCGAGGAACTCGGTCTTGTCGGTGCCCCGAAACCGGGCCATCCGCAGCTCGCACTGGGGATGGTGGGGAAGAAACGTCTTGCCAAAGAGCACGACGGCCGCGCGCAGGAGCCTGCCCTTGTGGCGTACGCCAAGGCGGTCGAGCAACTCGGGCAGGCCTCGTCCCACCGGTCCTACGAGGCGCCCGGCCGAGCGGGCCGCCTCGACGATGCGCAGCACCTCCTGGCGGTCCAGCTCCTGGAGCGGAACCTCATCGGCCTCCTGGTTCTCCCAGCGACGGCGGCTGTGCGCACGTTCCAGCAACAGCAATTCATAGCGCTCCTGCGCCATCTTGCGGGTCGTGTTGCCCACCCGCTCATAGGCGCGGCCATCAAAGGTGTACGGCACGGAATCACTGATGCCGCCCACGGTGAGCACGAGGACGCTGCGCCCTGAAGCGACCTCCACGCTCTGGATGTGGAGGTCGAGCGGGGGCTCGAAGCGCTCGCGTGCCGTCGCGATGTCATGCAGGGTCTGTTCGCTCACCTGCTGGCCGATGAGCTCTCCGCCAGGCTTCACGCCCAGCAGCACCTGGCCTCCTTGTCCATTCGCGAAGGCGCAGAGCGTGTGCATCGCCTCGCGCAATTCACCGGTCGAGCGCTTCAGCTCGAGTGTGACGGATTCTCCCCTGGCGGCGAGGTGGGCGAGGTCTGGAATCATGGCGGGCCCGCCTCTGCATCATCCGGGCCCGCCATGTCCGGCGCTGTTCCCTCTGTGCCGACGCCTCCTCCGAGCATGAAGCGTACGGGCCGGGACCCTGCGTTCACGCAGGGAGACGGTGCGCCGTCGTGTGCCGTCTACAGGCAGTCCACCAGGCCGTCGTAGAGGGTCGTGCTGGTGCCGGGCAGCGTGGCGTAGAGGGGCGAGGTCCCGGAGAGCGCCGTCAGCAGCGACGTGAGGGGGGTGCCGCTGGCCAGCGGGCTCTGGCAGGTCCAGGTCTGTGTCTGCACGGAGATTTCACCCGTGGACGGGTCGAGCTCCTCGTTGCTCGCGGCGAACACCCAGACGCACTGGCCAATGACACCCGTCCCGCTGTTCACGGAGCACTGGAAGCGCAGCGACTGGATGTTGCTGTACTCGCCCTCGCAGAACGTGTCCCCACAGATGTCGTCGAAGTTGTCCCTCAGGTTCGAGCGCAGCTCCAGCCACGCCAGATACTCCGGCTGGGACGACAGGTAGGACGTGGCATCGACATGGCTGGACCCAGGCCGCGCCTCGCCCAGCGGGGCGGACAGGACCAACCCCAGCGTCGACAGCGCCAGCCACGAACGGATGTTCATCACGGAGCACCTTCCTGGAAATGACCGCCCCACGGACGGAACGGTCACCCGCAAGGCCATCTGTGTTTGGCAAGAATTTCAAGCAAACCTTCGTTCACGAAGATTTCACGTTGAAGGATGTGGATGTCACGGGCGTGTGAGCTCAGCGCACCCAGTTCACGTTGCTGTATGCCTTCACGCCGTCCGCCCGCTCCGTGTTCGTCAGCGGCGCGTAGACGCGCGTGCTGATGGTGTTGGCGGCGGTGTCCACCTCCACGAGCCGCGTCGGATTGGTGGTGCCGTCGTGGAACGTGTTGAGCATCTGGTAGATAGTGTTGCCGTTCACGCCGGTATCGGTGCGGTAGGCGGCGTTGCCCACGTGGCCGGAGAAGACGAAGCGCACGTTGGCGTACTGCTTGATGAGGTTGTCGAACACGTACTGGGGGCTGTTGTTGCCGTA
The sequence above is drawn from the Corallococcus sp. NCRR genome and encodes:
- a CDS encoding thioredoxin family protein, which produces MRIEHFTERAFQQQVLASGQVVLMYFWAPWCPPEYRLMDAWMEQVAARHRSAVRVVKVDVEKELVLAERYIIRAVPTLVVFKGGQMVDRAVGAMTRTAIRRMLEGHL
- a CDS encoding ATP-binding protein; amino-acid sequence: MIPDLAHLAARGESVTLELKRSTGELREAMHTLCAFANGQGGQVLLGVKPGGELIGQQVSEQTLHDIATARERFEPPLDLHIQSVEVASGRSVLVLTVGGISDSVPYTFDGRAYERVGNTTRKMAQERYELLLLERAHSRRRWENQEADEVPLQELDRQEVLRIVEAARSAGRLVGPVGRGLPELLDRLGVRHKGRLLRAAVVLFGKTFLPHHPQCELRMARFRGTDKTEFLDQRNVRGPAFRLLEEAELFCQRHFPLAGRIEPGRLQRVDRPLIPPDAMRELLVNAFIHRDYSIAGGAVSLAIFDDRVEIWSAGRYPKGITPESLTRPHLSVQRNPIIAEVFYRAGLIEKWGRGTNRVAEMCRAAGLSAPEFAEVTGAVVVTLRVNVGQTLAADWGELAPDLGDAPDGLGDAPDGLGDAPGGLGDAPGGLGDAPDGLGDAPDGLGDVAGRKEIDAKAREIIEKLGHRPRKAALREAILALTSLRPWPPTELAHELHYNPDKLTERHLKAMVEEGLLERTHPDTPKHPAQAYRATRRG